One stretch of Eupeodes corollae chromosome 2, idEupCoro1.1, whole genome shotgun sequence DNA includes these proteins:
- the LOC129947957 gene encoding uncharacterized protein LOC129947957, translating into MKKCSILGCISHQLNRYMSLFFLVRKGVVREEWRLAIESLNGQVIDSSRPLQKFFICDLHFDKKFIKTLGTNKRLTEDAVPTLFPNMHNMMEQIKEEVQDDQVDNFEEACCRMEQI; encoded by the exons atgaaaaagtgttcAATTCTAGGATGCATTTCGCATCAATTGAACAGATATAtgtctttgttttt CCTGGTTCGTAAAGGCGTAGTCAGAGAAGAATGGAGACTTGCTATTGAATCTCTAAATGGTCAGGTGATAGATTCAAGTCGACCGCTACAGAAATTTTTCATCTGCGATCTTCACTTcgataaaaaatttattaaaacgcTTGGGACTAACAAACGTCTCACAGAGGATGCTGTTCCAACTCTTTTCCCTAACATGCATAACATGATGGAACAAAT AAAAGAAGAAGTTCAAGACGATCAGGTAGATAACTTTGAAGAAGCTTGTTGCAGGATGgaacaaatataa
- the LOC129946948 gene encoding eukaryotic translation initiation factor 3 subunit E, protein MAQFDLTTKNCQFLDRHLTFPLLEFLCGKEIYNQQDLLEYILVTVNKTNMIDYTMDTRKRLNYDKEMPEELVQRKAEVLATLKQLQNEVAPIMKATDILKNGESMKDSKTFVNALQKDYNFKIEHLESAYKLAKYLYECGNYQESTSYLYFCLIVMSPNDKNYLNVLWGKLAAEILTLNWNTALEDLNRLRDYIDNSNYTNIQALQQRTWLIHWGVLVFFNHPKGRDLIIEMFLYKPLYLNAIQTMCPHILRYLATAVIINRTRRNALKDLIKVIQQESYTYRDPITEFLECLYVNFDFEGARMKLHECQTVILNDFFIVACLDEFVEDARLMIFETFCRIHQCITISMLADKLNMKASEAECWIVNLIRNARLNAKIDSKLGHVVMGTQPLSPYQQLVEKIDSLSVRSEHLTGLVERKNKQKNQEDSWKYF, encoded by the exons ATGGCGCAGTTTGATTTAACAACTAAAAATTGCCAATTCTTGGATAGGCATTTAACTTTCCCGCTATTGGAATTTTTATGTGGCAAAGAG atTTACAATCAACAAGATTTACTGGAATACATTTTGGTTacagtaaataaaacaaacatgatTGATTATACGATGGATACGAGGAAGCGATTGAATTATGACAAAGAAATGCCCGAGGAATTGGTCCAGCGCAAGGCTGAGGTTTTGGCCACGCTCAAGCAACTTCAAAATGAAGTTGCTCCAATCATGAAGGCAACCGATATCCTCAAGAATGGCGAGAGCATGAAAGATTCCAAAACATTCGTGAATGCCTTGCAAAAGGACTACAATTTCAAGATTGAACACTTGGAGAGCGCCTACAAATTGGCCAAGTACTTGTACGAGTGCGGAAACTATCAGGAGTCAACATCGTATTTGTACTTCTGCTTGATTGTTATGTCTCCCAATGACAag AACTACCTCAATGTGTTGTGGGGGAAATTGGCCGCTGAGATTCTCACCCTCAACTGGAACACCGCTTTGGAGGACTTAAATCGTCTGCGTGATTACATTGACAACAGCAACTACACCAACATCCAAGCCTTGCAACAACGTACATGGCTCATTCACTGGGGTGTCCTTGTGTTCTTCAATCACCCCAAGGGACGTGACCTCATCATTGAGATGTTCCTCTACAAGCCTTTGTATTTGAATGCTATTCAAACGATGTGCCCACACATCTTGCGTTACCTGGCCACCGCTGTTATCATAAACCGCACTCGCCGCAACGCCCTAAAAGATCTAATCAAAGTCATTCAACAAGAATCGTACACCTACCGTGACCCAATCACTGAATTCTTGGAATGCCTCTACGTCAATTTCGACTTCGAAGGAGCCCGTATGAAATTGCATGAGTGTCAAACTGTCATTCTCAACGATTTCTTCATTGTCGCTTGTTTGGATGAATTCGTTGAAGATGCCCGTTTGATGATCTTCGAAACATTCTGTCGTATTCATCAGTGCATCACGATCAGTATGTTGGCTGATAAGCTGAACATGAAAGCCAGCGAAGCCGAATGCTGGATTGTAAATCTGATTCGTAATGCACGATTGAATGCGAAAATCGATTCGAAATTGGGACATGTTGTTATGGGAACACAACCACTGAGTCCCTATCAGCAATTGGTTGAGAAAATTGATTCACTTTCAGTGAGATCAGAACATTTGACAGGTTTGGTGGAGCGtaagaataaacaaaagaatCAAGAAGACTCGTGGAAGTATTTCTaa